A region from the Vicia villosa cultivar HV-30 ecotype Madison, WI linkage group LG3, Vvil1.0, whole genome shotgun sequence genome encodes:
- the LOC131659136 gene encoding secreted RxLR effector protein 161-like gives MHLTCILGKEEVSKKVDQKLYRCMIGSLLYLTASRPDILFSVCLCARFQSDSRKSHLIAVKRILRYLKGTTNVGLSYRKSKEFNLVGYYDADFAGDRVECKGTPGSCQFLGNNLVSWYIKKQATIALSTTKAEYVAVAGCSTQMLWMKSQLEDYHFYERKIPILYDNTSAICLSKGLSYTPKLNT, from the coding sequence ATGCATCTTACTTGCATTTTAGGTAAAGAGGAGGTAAGTAAAAAGGTAGACCAGAAGCTCTACAGATGTATGATTGGTTCACTACTCTACCTAACTGcatctagacctgatattctgtTTAGTGTCTGcttatgtgcaagattccaatcagattctAGAAAGTCACACTTAATTGCTgtcaagagaattctgaggtatctgaaaggtactactaatgttggactTTCTTATAGAAAATCCAAAGAGTTCAATTTAGTAGGTTATTatgatgctgattttgctggaGACAGAGTAGAATGTAAAGGTACacctggaagctgtcagtttctaggaaaTAATCTGGTCTCCTGGTACATCAAAAAGCAAGCCACAATTGCACTATCAACTACAAAAGCAGAATACGTTGCTGTTGCAGGCTGTAGCACTCAGATGctttggatgaaaagtcagttagaggaTTATCACTTCTATGAGCGTAAGATTCCTATTctctatgataatacttctgctatatgtcttTCTAAAGGCCTATCCTACACTCCaaagctaaacacatag